Within Rhipicephalus microplus isolate Deutch F79 chromosome 9, USDA_Rmic, whole genome shotgun sequence, the genomic segment TCCGTCATTTATATGTGTGTGCAGTAAACACAATATGGGGTCACAGCTGTTAGCAAGGGCATGACACTTGTAGCTTTTAAAACGTATCCTAATTAGAGCCGGTAATACAGAAATTTCTTAAAGCGGAGTGTGCCCGGAACTAACCTTTTCTGCAAGGCTGCAACGAAGACAAGCATGTCGAAGTGTTAGTCTTAGACACTCTTTCACCAAGAGTAATGCCTCTTTTGAAGCGTCCATCTtgcctttcgtttttttttggatGCCTGTAATGCTAGGCTCCCTTATGTGCACTTTGAATGCGTCTTTAGAAGGAAAATACAATTGTTTCGCTGCTGGAGCTTTGTTTTCGACCCCATGCGATTACACTTTACATCTATACTGCTTCCTTCTCAACTCTTTTCTTTGGCCTCGCCCAGCGTTGCATTCAGCAAAACAATAAAGATCTTTATTTGCAAGTGTTTTCAACTCTCACATCCAGCTATTGTACACAAACGTCTTTACCATCTTGTTTTTTCGGTCGAAAGAAATCCCCTTTGCTTCAGCACTGTCGCTTGCACTGACTCGAGTGTCTTTGTGTGCGAAAACGAGAGCGTTTCGATTCCCATCCCAGCGCCAGAGCATGAGTGTAATCTTCCGAGTGCGTTGCAGCATTTTTTCAAGAAATCATCGAATGAAATCAGCACCTGATTTCATCGCTTCACCAATCGACTTCCAAGCTAATCGTAGAATCAGTCCGGTATTAGCCGAGTTACAGCGCGCTCTATTCCCTTTTTCCTTCCTTTAGTCCCCGTGATTGCGCTCAAAAGTGCACAGTTATCAGAAGGAAGAGAGGGGGGAGGAGAACAAAGATCTACGTGTTTACACATGTACGCGCATCATTAGCTTCAGAGCTTTCtgcttgtgttttctttttttttaaaagggAGACTCACTGGCCAAAAAAGTGTCCGGCCACAACGTCTTTGTAATCGCTGATAAGGCCTTGATAGCCATGTTGATGATCAAAGAACAAAATGTTGGTAAAAAGAGTGATCATGAGCGCGCTAAGGTAGAACACGGTGCGCGGGCACGTCGTGAACGCCTGAGCAACTATGCAGCTCATATTAGCCTATGACCATATCCGTGGAGTTTCTGCGTAAATGACCTAGTAGACGTTATATTTATGGCATCATTTATTGACAGAAGAATCAGCGATTTCTAAATGACTTTCAAATCTAACTGCACATTCCATGTCGTGTGCTGTGTTATCACGTTTGGCTCCTATGTTCACAGGAGTTTAGACTGCCCATCGGCAGTGCTTTCTTACCAGTACGTAAATTGGCAGGACCATTTAAcgccttcagttttttttctttttacaaaacGTGAGATAAGCACAATCTCATCCCTATCTGTTGGTGGATCTGCCGTTTGAGGTCAGTATATTTACAGCACCTTCTGTCCGTGTCGCTGTGCGTCATGCAACTGCTCTCTCAGCCATTCCAGCTGCGGGTCACCCCTTGACCTAGACCGCCCACCGTTGTTCAGGGTGTACCACAGCACAGTGTTGAGGCACACCAGACGAATGTTCTTTGAGAGCTGCAGGCTGTAGTACCCGCCTGCGCGTTGGGGATTATAAAAGCTTGGCAAGTGTCATGTGTGAAGGCGATCGCCTGTGGTGAACGCTAGCCACAAAAGGTTGGCGTCTAACGGGAAAAGGAAAGTTACGGTAACATAAACTTATTCATATTAAGGCACTTCAGGTTAGGATATGGCTGAAAGTGAATATGAAATATCACAGCAGCAAAATTTACGTTGCATGCTTCTTAAAAATATGCAGCACGCATGAAGAACAAGGctgagcaacaaaaaaaaaactgtcgaatACTATCAACTACGGTTCTTTAGCGGCAAACAAATAATTAGAATGCCATCAAGAGGAAATTTTCAATAACCATGCTTCACCGTCTCATTTTTTAACACTAAATTGTTTCATGCCGAGGTCCATAAGATTTTAGTGACGGGTTTCTGCCATGGATATGATGTCGTAAAATGAACGCTATGAAATGAAAAATAGAAGACAGAAGAGAACGAAGTGTGGGCACGAGAGCTTGAGAATATAGTGTGCAGAAAGAGAGTGCATGCCTGACGCGTACGTGTTTTTATATTGTTGAGCCAATAAACATTTTTCCTGCTCTATCCCACTGGAAAATACACCTATATCAACGACTAGATCTTATGACAACGTTTTCCTCTGTATTCCTTTTGTAGGATAATTGAGGATGAGTAGCATGTTTCATATAAGGGCTATAATCAATGCTGTTTTAGAATCTCTGTAACTATATGCAATATAAGTTCAAATATTGATGTCCGCTCACCACGTTCGAAGTCTCCCCAGACTTCCTCGGGGAGCAGCTGTTTGAAGCCCCCGCTGATGATGAAACCACGGTAAGCCGCCGCGTCCATGGACCGCATGGCGTTAGCCGGCACCCAGTCGCGGTTCCCCAGCGTCGGCACAATCAGGCTTTGATTTCGCCCCATCTTGTGCCACAGCAGCGAAGCAATCCAGTGCGTATGGCTGTACACGTCAGTCCAGGTTGGCCATTTTCCGTGTGCCACATTGTCTCTGCAAACATCACCATAGCGATGCAGAAAACTAGCAGGGTCCCCTGTATGCATTAGCCTATGATGGCACGAAGGCGAAGCTGTAGGTAGGCGTGTCGAGCCTGCCTGGCAGAAAGTTCTGCCCCTAACGCGGTTTTGAGCTGCCTCCAGGCGCGGAGGCACCTCGGCTGATTTGCATTGCCTGCGTGACAGGGCTCGCCTTTGACCAAGCGAGAATATTCCATGTGGTGAAGTTCCCGTGTGACAGCGCAGTGACGTGTTGACAATTTTACAAGATTTGGTGATCTGTGCCGTCATGATGATGTCCTAGTTATGTCGTCACTTGATTATTTTTTTATCAATTGTGTGGGCGCTGATGGAAGACGCTGGTCAATATTTGCGTTTTGATGCATCTGAAGCTTTCGACCTAATAATCTAAACTAGCACGCATGATGTTGCATATtctcgattgttttttttttacattgactCTCTGTCGTTTATTTTCGCATTTTTTCGCTATACACGCTACTGATCAGTGGATATGCATTTTCGATGCTGAGATATGAGCcattattttgattgattgatatgtggggttaaacgccccaaaaccaccatatttgtTTACTGCTGCAATTAATGCATACAAGCCTCATCACAATGGggttgtatgaaaaaaaaaacattctagaTCATGCATTCTCGAGCGTGTCAAGGACTCTCATGTGGTAAAATTAACCCAAAATCCCCGTTAGGGTACGCTTCATAGACAGATCAGAGCTGGCACGTACGTAAAAAATTAATTTTGTTTACATTGTTTAGAAATCACATAATTATTGTGAGCCTTACCCAGTCCAGAGCACAAAGTCAACCTCTGATTTGATACGTTCCATGACTTCGATAGCAGACTGCGCGAGTAGTTCCGGAGTATCACACGAAAAATCACCGTAAGGCCCAGTATTATCCATAGTAGAGGCGTTGACATCGCGATGACAGAACAAATCGCGACTACCTCCAGCCTCGTACTGTTTGTCCACGTGAAAATCGCTCACGTGCCAGAAGTAGCCTGTAAAACGAGGAGAGAAATTGGTGTGGTGTTACAATGAGTTGTGAATATTAATAACGCCCCACTAATAAAATGACCCATTTCGTAAATTGCGAATGTCATTTCTGTCATTGAACTACTGCTCTGTTGCAAAATAAATGGAAACTATGAAATACGTGCACTTAAAACTTTCCACAGCATTCATGCGTACGGCACACATGAACGAGTGTAGCTTCGTTTGATTTTACTACATAGACGCTCAGTAGACCATTAAAAATAAGACCTGTTCTCCATGTGGTACGATTGCAACGGTATGTGGTACTTTGACTCAGCGAACAACATACAAGCCAATTCAACAAAAAACAATAGGACTAATAGTATGATGCGCtatcaataaaaacaaaaaaatggaaggAAAGTAAGGcattgcaaacatttttaaagactccttcttggggacctttgacaaaaaaaattttggtctgtctgtgcatttgtctgtgtgtgtgccctaacgataccttaaacggcaccaaacggccaatcccctccgcagcgcccaccaatattgctcaaggtttagcattcatcgttgtgcgattgtcaattaaaaaaagcaaatattacgcatatctgaggcgccataacaacatgtctatgttttgtatgtctgcctttatactagaagaggcacacacaagtaactctaagaactgtagcgtttaacgcactgcgctgacagtgtaacgcgatgctcaagaaggtgtttccaacgtttttctacgacggcacggtggtgacacctgcccgtcgctttgaattctacaccttatcgcctttgtgactggcgcgcatctttctccgcggtcgcacacgccttcgttttcgaagataactgccagatggcgctcgtgcctaacgcgcctagatgcgcttgttcgcctccgttacacgctcgaggcactctaacgcagcgcctccagaataccattcaccgattttcttgcgcagagcatcaaataaacgttttgttcactctctccgggcgcaagactatcgtcttccgacgCAATTTGCAGTCTACCATGTGGATTcgagccatttttttcttttcacatttattgtttattgtgtttagAAGCACTCAATCGAAAGTGATTACTGAGGAATGACAAATATGCTTTTTTTATCGGTGCTTTTTTATGTGGTGCCGTAGACGTTTCTTATCGGGATAAAAAGCTTCAGTGACGACTTTGTTATAATTTCTTTCGTGTAACCTGAGATTCTCATATCATTAGAACGCATAGTGGCTGTTGACATGGTGAACTTTTGTTCATGTATCCACGTCTTAGCAGTTGCATACGCACCGATGTCATCTCTGTAGCCGGCCACTAACAGCGCAGCGGAGAAAAGCATCAGCGACAAAGAATTCAGGGGCGGAAACATAACCGTGTTCCTCGTAGCGTCGACCACCAGGTGGTAGGACCAAGCTGATTAGTCGTGAATTGCAGCCTGCACGTAAAAGTTATCCAGGTAAATGCCTTGCGTCTTTTTGGTGTCAATGGCAACGTGGTGACCGGGATCTACGACCGGGTGAGGCTATTACAAATTAAGTTGTGGTATGATGACGTCCGTACTTCATTACTCTAACTACATTTATAATAACCTCCCCTGGTCGTAATAAATGGTCACGACAGGTTATTACATACTTGGTATGCGTTGCTCGGCTATCGCGTTTATTCTAAAGAAGTATAAGGATGCTTAAACGTTACACGTGACAAAGTTACCGGCCAAAACTAAGTGCACTGCTGTGTAACTTCAAATCTGTAAAGCATGCGTTCTTTATATTTTATGACAGTTGCGAAGGAAGCAGTGTCGCGTATATTAGGCAGTCAGGAAATGAAAGAAACAAGAAATGGCGACGCGATAGGTATCTTCAAATAGTATCAGAACTAATACTCACTTCTACCGCGGAAAACGGCTATTCCGGCAGCAAGCCACACATTCAAAGCACTTCTTCGTCCTCGCCCTTGTTTGGGTGTGCTATATGTTTTCTCTTCGATTTTTATGATCGAAGAGAAAAGACGTAATTCTTTgatatattttctttttctttttgtaggGTTTGGTGCATTTGCTCGGAAGGCTTCTAGCATGGCAGAACAGTCCGGTCGATAATGTAGCAGTAGGCCGTAAATAGCGTGGCTAACAGTTCTGGGCCATAAGCAGTGTAATCTTCAGTCACGTTGATGACGTGGTAACGCTATTATTTCGCGCAGAATGGCAATTTGCCAGAGAAGTACGTAATCACTGTGCGGTGAAATGGGTGAACAATTTTGAAGCACCTAATTGATCT encodes:
- the LOC119164828 gene encoding cyclic GMP-AMP phosphodiesterase SMPDL3A, translated to TGYFWHVSDFHVDKQYEAGGSRDLFCHRDVNASTMDNTGPYGDFSCDTPELLAQSAIEVMERIKSEVDFVLWTGDNVAHGKWPTWTDVYSHTHWIASLLWHKMGRNQSLIVPTLGNRDWVPANAMRSMDAAAYRGFIISGGFKQLLPEEVWGDFERGGYYSLQLSKNIRLVCLNTVLWYTLNNGGRSRSRGDPQLEWLREQLHDAQRHGQKVLYLAEKVFISGHIGPGFFLRSLPGEPANILFFDDVNDGYQDLISDYKDVVAGQFFGHQHEHAFVLLSDKAAICSELLFFLENRGLTNAGTPVSCAHLTGSVTPYGSSHPLHKFTSVSVNPSLRLYSYRRSNGMLLDYTVYYLDLQKANMAAASKVLQLVIGHVSRTKWSTLKLQSSSKC